GGTGATCTGCGCGACGGTGCTGTACTGGATTCCGACATATGTGGGGATGTGGCCGTATCTAGGGTCGATCTCCATGGTGGGTATCGTCGCGGCGTTGTTTATGTCGGTGCCAGCGGTGCCGATTCGGATGTTCGCCGCCGTGGTCGGTTTTATCGGTTTGGTGATTATGCACCCAGCACCCGTGACCATCGTTATTGTCATGCTGGGACTATGGTGGCTTTTCGACGTCCTCTGGCGGCCAACCAGAACCTCGCAGCGCGAGAACCGATTTGTTGGCGGACTGCTCGTGCGCCTGCGGGATTTCGGATTGCTTGCGATTGCTGGCGCGGTGGGCATCGGCTTACTTCTGCCGCAATTATTAGCCGGGGTGGGGCAGTCGGGTGACGTGCAGGCCGTATCGGCCTATGAGGACATCACCTGGTCCGAAGCCTGGTATAAGACGTTTTTCATGCATACTCGCCACGTTGGCGAATTTAAGGGCATGGAGGATTGGCTTTGGCTGCTCATTCTCGCGGGATTCGGCGCGGTGGCGTTGTTACTTTGGCGCAAAAATATCTGGGGACCTCTGTTTGTTTTGATCTCCGCGCTGCTTACAGTCAATTCACTCAAAGCCTTGCCCACCCCGTGGAACCAGATTCTCGATACCATCGGTGGCCTGCACTACGGCACCGCTCACCGCCTGGTGATCCCGGTCGCGATGTTCCTCTTCGCCTACGCCGGAGTGGGCTTTGCAGTATTGGTGCGCTTGGCGTTTGCTGGAATGATCAAACATCGAGTGTGGTCCAAAATTTCCGCTGTTCTGTCAGTAGCTCTGGCGGTAGGGCTGGTCGCCTGGTACCAGCCGATGGCGGTTTCCTCGGTAACCAAGGGCTCCAAATGGGTCGTCGAGGGAATATACGGCTCCAACATGGTTAACGCCAAAGACCTCAAGGCTTTTGACTGGCTGGCAAAGCAACCCAAAGCCTATGACGGACTCATCTTCGGTGAACACGCGGATGGCTACGGCTGGATGTACGCCTATAATGCACTGCCAAGCGTCTCGCGTCATTACCTATGGCCAACCCTGGCCAAAGACGCACCGACCCATAAAATCCACAACAGTGCTTATCTCATCGGTGCCGGCAACTACGGCGACCCCGATCAGCGCAACCTGGCCGACGACGCAGTAGATAAATTGGGCGTTAACTATATCTTCATCTCGCCACCAAACTTCTGGCATTTCCAACACACCAATTTGGAACTTACGGTAAAAACCGCGACCGCACCGGGGCTGACCCTGGTGTACCGGGACGGACTGATCCGAATCTATGCGGTCAACGACCACTTCACCGATGCGGAGCTTAGAAAGATGCGCAGCAGTGGGTCACCAGAAGAACTCCCGCCAGTTTCCGAATATCACCGTCCGACGAAACCTGCCACCCCGGTTCCAGGCAAGGAAGAGATAACCAAACGCGATGCCGTCGAAAGGCAACGCGATGACGCGATTGCTCGCAACGATCGGGCACTTTTACGGCACTAACGTGCTAAGGTTTAAAATGCGTCACTGCTTAGGGATCACGCAGGGCGCATTGGGAGCATGTGTCGTGGCATAAGCATCGGAAAGGGTGCGCCACGAATGGGAATTACCCCCACAACGAAAGCCCAGGTCTCTGGGCACAAATTCCTCGCCCGCCGAATTGAACACGGCCTGGTGTTTGGCGACATTCGTATGATCCACGACCCGCTGG
The nucleotide sequence above comes from Corynebacterium mustelae. Encoded proteins:
- a CDS encoding DUF6541 family protein — its product is MTESELIQQALTIVAALVVPGLILNWVSGLRLPWAVAAAIPTTCGVVGFAGWLLSRMHVLFNLTNVGYFFAAVVGLAALWRLMFIVGRLVRRRKAKTQAEAQPDAGADAEAEKPRWWRQWFSNGSLFDPRWILPGAGVIAGAWVLIQRLVELYAKLPNQMLSIVQGWDVHWHASEVRYIVEEGMADSTRMGEAHNLDGKAELFYPSGWHAVAALLSDVIDVEPIAALNWMNVILPSVALPLSVALIAWRLVGNRGLVAQIAAGSSAALVICATVLYWIPTYVGMWPYLGSISMVGIVAALFMSVPAVPIRMFAAVVGFIGLVIMHPAPVTIVIVMLGLWWLFDVLWRPTRTSQRENRFVGGLLVRLRDFGLLAIAGAVGIGLLLPQLLAGVGQSGDVQAVSAYEDITWSEAWYKTFFMHTRHVGEFKGMEDWLWLLILAGFGAVALLLWRKNIWGPLFVLISALLTVNSLKALPTPWNQILDTIGGLHYGTAHRLVIPVAMFLFAYAGVGFAVLVRLAFAGMIKHRVWSKISAVLSVALAVGLVAWYQPMAVSSVTKGSKWVVEGIYGSNMVNAKDLKAFDWLAKQPKAYDGLIFGEHADGYGWMYAYNALPSVSRHYLWPTLAKDAPTHKIHNSAYLIGAGNYGDPDQRNLADDAVDKLGVNYIFISPPNFWHFQHTNLELTVKTATAPGLTLVYRDGLIRIYAVNDHFTDAELRKMRSSGSPEELPPVSEYHRPTKPATPVPGKEEITKRDAVERQRDDAIARNDRALLRH